The Mauremys reevesii isolate NIE-2019 linkage group 1, ASM1616193v1, whole genome shotgun sequence genome segment AAGCTAGTAGATTCTGCTTCTGATGGCTTATCAAAGGGAGTGAGCTTGGAGCTTCacagggtatgtgtacactgcaataaaaaaacctgcagcactgTGTCTCGGAATTTGGACTGTGAGGCTAAAAATTGCAGGGTGactgttcaggctcaggctggagcatggGCTCTGATACCCTCCCTCTCATGGGGTCTCAGAACTTGGGCCCCAGCCTGAGACTGAACGGCTacatggcacttttatagccTCATAGTCCAAGCCCCGTGACCTAGGCCGGCCATGCCATAAGTCTTTTATTGCATTGTAGAAATGCCCACATTCAGATCACTCTCCAATGAAAATATCTTGCCTCCAGTCCTCAAAAGTGTAGTTTTAGAGACTGTCAGCAAAAGTATCTTAACTAATTTATGTCATAATGATGGAGGTAGATTTTTTTCTCTTAAGTGTCCGGGTTCTAAACTGTATCATGTTTCAATGAAAAATAACACCTTCAATTTGCACTCATAACAGATTGGAAGCCAGTACAACATATGGAGCCCAGGCACAATGTGCTCATACCAACTCACTACACCTAGCAGATAAACAGCCTCGTTCTGGACTAGCAGCAGCTTCTGAGTCTTTATGGATAGCTGCTGTTGGAGTTTTTATGGCAGTATTCCAATAAAAGCAAGAAAATACCATAATGTATTGAACAACTACAGATGAAAAAAGAAGTATGTGACTTCTCTGGGATTCCCAGACATCTGCAGTGAGAGTTCCAAAAGAACCCCAACATAGCTAATCCTTCTGTCATGTGGGAGAAGTCATCCACTGATAGATTAAGTCATGGAGTGCTGCTTTAACAGAACTGTAAacaaatgtttaaaacaaaccactTAGAAAAATGTTCATTGGAGTAACATGTAAAGAGATGGAgtagtgttttgtttgttttgtagatCTCTCTAGTTGCCACTGGTCCTTTGACTAATCTAGCTTTGGCAGTGAAATTGGATCCAACATTTCCTCAGAAGCTTAAAAATATGTTCATCATGGGAGGAAATGTAGAATGTAAGTAATTTATAAAATGATCAGTAGGCAAACATTTTAACTAATAACTCCAGTATGCTTATTCAGAAGCTGTTTGGCCTTTTTTATACAATTGCTAGACTACATGCATTTGTGTATTAGATTAGGTATGGGAAATGAGGTTGGTGTAGTTGTTAATGTTGCCACAATGTGTGATTTCCTTGATTTTTAGTAATTGCACTCACAGTTAATACCTTTTAATGATCTTAACTTGAAGTTAAATCTTTGTTGGAATTTTATAATAAATTTATCTTATGATAATATGTTGATGCTAAAAATATGATCTGTTTTGGACATGTTCTTTTTTTGTATTATGATTTTTTGGTAAGCAAAATGGACAAGGCACAGTTAATATTGTAAGCTTTGGCACTGAAAAGTAAAATGATTGAAGAAAGTAAGCAAATATACTGAACAGTTACTTTTTCGGTTTATGTTTTTGTTAGCCAGAGGAAATGTTACAGTCTGTGGAGAATTCAATTTTGCAACTGATCCAGAAGCTGCGTATGTTGTCTTAAATGAGTTCACTTGCCCTACTTATATTGCAACATGGGAATTTACATGTCGCAATTCATTGCCTTGGGTAAGACACCAAATGTTTAATGTAAATTAAAGTTAAAGGTAAATCTGGTGAAACTCAGTCTGCATGGGTACAGGGGTATGTCCACATGGATCAAATTACAGGACTGGGTCCTAAATCAGAGCTCCCTGAATTGGAATGTAAAAATAACTGTATCTTAAAGCTGTGTACATGCTCTGTTGCTGGGCAGTCTTGGCTTAATCGCAAAAAGAGGGCTGAAGCTATATCCCAATGTTTCTCTTCATTTTTTAATTGCCAACATTATTCTTTTGGTTTGCAGGAATTCTATCATGAGTGGGTTAATCAGAACACCAAAAaagctaagttcatggagaaaATATCTGAGCACAGTATAAAATTCACAGATCCAAAACACGAAAATACAAGCAACATCTTCTCGACTTCAGGATTTGTGTCTTGTGATTCCTACGCTATGGCTGCTGCAATTGATGAGAGCTTTGTCACAGAAGCCATAGAAACTGCTGTAAGTGTGGAGCTGAATGGCTCACTAACTAGAGGAATGATGGTAGTGGATACGGATGGTCTTcttaagaagaaaaataaagcttTTGTCATTAATAAGTGTGATTTAGAGAAGTTCAAGGGACTTCTCATTGCTGCTTTAAAATAACATTTGGCTGTCTGATAAATTTCCCAATCTTGTTAATTTTGAACTGTAACTGTAGATCTAGTTACAGTGGTACAGATAACTTTAGATTCATAGCTACTATCAGACAACATACAATTATTTTTAGTTAATAACTTTCTGTTATGTCAGATTTCCAACAAAGTGCATTCAAGTGAATATGAAAAGGACCCATTTAAATCTACAGTAGTGAGAGAATTCAAAGTGCAAGTTAAAATGGCAGCCTAATTGTTAGATAACTCTGAATGCACTTACCTGGTAGGCCAGTACTCTACTTTAGCATGCATTTACTCAGTAGACAGAAACAGCAATAAAAGAGCATTGAAATCTAGAATATACATATAAATTATGATCTGTCATCAGTTTGTAAGATGGAGAAGATAGACTGTTCTAATTCTCACTGCTTTATTATTATGAGAAAACAATCCAATTTTTACTTAGAGAATCTAGATTAAGGATttgcaaagtattatttaaaaAGCACTTTAAGATCCAGGAGCTCAACATGTAATGATaacatttaaaacacattttttaaaatttgtaaaaaGGGAAGATGTAGAAGAATTTGAAGGACCATGGTCATGGGAAACAAAACTGTTTAACTGCAGTTTACTAATTTGAATATGGCCCAGAAATGTAGTGAATGAGTTTATCATCTGACATCTGTTATGTATCTTATTTAAAGTGGGTTTGTAACCTGAGTCCAGTTTACACAACAAAAAAGCACGCTTGTTTGTAGATTATGCAGAATGAACAGCCCTGAAGACACAAGTAAATGAGCAATTCCTTCAGAAGCTTCAGAGCCATGTGTTAAATTAATTTGTCATGAGTCTTTGATTGCTTTGCCTGCCCTGGGCCCATTAATCCATCTCCTTGTAACTTATCCTAATATTTCAAacctctgagcagcttcaaacaCCTACCATTTAAGAACAAAACATAATTACACCTTCCCAAATGGCTTTTtacagttgaggatctggccctttgtagTGAAAACTTTATAGGGTTAGGAATACAATGAATGTTTACACTAACAAGAAAACTCTAAAACTCTTTGTAAGATACCATATCCTGTAAAATGGATTTTATTTGTCCATACAGAATGATGTGGTAGAAAGGTTTTATCGGCACTTGCTTGGGATTGCCTACATAATTTTACCGCTGTGAAAAATATGTGATCATCTGAACTGGTCATCCCAAACTCACACCCAAAGAACCTTCATACCACTCCATCTTGTATTATATAAAAAATATTTAGAAGATGATAAAAGAACGAAtagtacttgtggaaccttagagattaacaaatttatttgagtataagcttttgtgggctaaagcccacttcatcagatgcatgcagtggaaaatacagtgggaAGAGACAgagatatatacagagaacatttaaaaaaatgggtgttgccattccaactctaatgagactaatcaattaaggtgggctattatcagcaggagaaaaaaacttttgtagtgataatcaggatggcccatttccaacagttgacaagaaggtgtgagtaatagtagggggaaaattaacatggagaaatagtttgtagtttgtgtaatgacccatccactcagtctttattcaagcctaatttaatggtgtccagtttgcaaattaattctagttctgcagtttctcgttggagtctgttttggaaggttttttgttgaataattgcgacttttaggtctgtaattgagtgaccagggaggttgaagtgttctctggctagtttttgaatgttatgattcttgacgtctgatttgtgtccatttattcttttgcgtagagactgtccggtttggtcaatgtacatggcagaggggtattgctggcacatgctggcatatatcacattggtagatgtgcaggtgaataagcctctgatagtgtggctgatgtgattaagtcctatgatggtgtcccttgaatagatatgtggacagagttggcaacaggctttgttgcaaggataggttcctgggttagtgtttttgttgtgtggtgtgtggttgctggtgagtatttgcttcaggttggggctgtctgtaagcgaggactggcctgtctcccaagatctgtgagagtgagggatcgtccttcaggataggttgtagagtTTAAGTGTTGAGCTCTCTTCTGCATCACTCACAATCAGTTTCAAAGTGTTGGATCTACTTGTAATAGATGTCAGATTGTGGATGGAGTAGAAAGTGCTCCATGCAATTAAATTCTATCTTTATTAAGATGTAATATACATTATGAAATGTTTGAGAAGTCTTGACTTAAATCAAGCAGTGTATCTGGCAGTCATTTGAAGGGCATATACTGTCCATAGAGACAACCTCTTCAGTGATAAGCTTTAAAAACTCCTTTTCCTGAATCCCAGATTttttgcccataatctaggcccTACCTTGTTCTAGTTACCTATTTCACAGTGCATAGAAAAGGAACACTCAGTATATGCTTCCGCCGATTGAGATGGGCTGAGGTTCAAGCCTTGGACTTCTCACAAATGAAAGTAGCAAACCCGTTAGGTGTAAGCATAAGCCTAATGGGAAGAAATTGTCTCAAGTAAATTGCATTATACTCTAAACTGTACTCCATTTTCCTTTATACTCCATTTTGCTAGCTTTGAATTAGTAAGAAGAAATTGTAGCCCCGAAGAAATTGTTTTGAGTTTATTCTTTGCTGATTGTACTAACGATTTTAATGTTAGGAGGATAGAAGTTTTATGGCTGTAATTGCCTTATTTATGATGCAGGCTTCTATTGCTATGTTTCTTAATTGTCTCCTTTTTGATACTTCAGTGACTTGCATGACTTGGAATGCTATTAGACTCGTAACTCTGATGCAAGACACTTAATGACTCTTACCAGCAAAGAACTATACAGGACATATGTTTTATATTTTGATAGTTTGAGCCAAAGTTCTGTCATATAAATCTCTTGGTTAGCAAGAGCCATGGTGGCCAAGTTATACAAATGCATTTGTTCATGATAGGGAAATTACTTGCATCTGCTGCTGCTTCAGATATGCTCTTCTAGGCAATCTCATACCCTTAACACCTGCCTTGTCTATCCATGCTGTTCCTGTTCTGTAGATTGCCTTTACTCTCTGATCATGTCAGTCTGGCAGTTAAACTTATGCTGGAAATTGTTTTTACTGATGTAATTATTTTAATAGCAAAAGACCATATTATATTGTTGTTCAAAATggacttgagtgaaatagtactTGGATCCAAATTCCTAATCAATAGTAAAGTAGTTGCACaatattaaaatgtttaagctGAGGAAAAGGGAATTAAAGCAGAGTATAAGATTTAATTGCATTTAATTAGATTTGTCACACTAGTCTGGTATGACACCCAATTAAGTATTTCACATTATTTTAGTAGCAAACTCTGTATATAAAATTTCCAATTGAAATACATGTATTTAATTTGTTCCCTTTCTGGGGTAAAATCCTACTTTGTGGCTgtcaacagttaagaatatttaATTTATTAGAGAAATTCTTTAGTTTTGACTCCAAAATTTGCTCTAACTTAAAAAATAGTCGTTATTTGCTAATTATCTACTTTTGAAACCCAGTTCTCCAGCAATAAGAAACTAAAGAATAGCAACTTGTTAATGTAGGACCTGGATACGTCTTAGTTGGCGTGCTCTAAAGCCATGGTTCCCAAACTTTGTGGCATcatggcgcctttttaatttttgagaaACCCTCATGCCCCCCACCTCTCCTTTATCATCATCCAACCCCCCcgatccttgtcccctgaccaccccgtCCCAGGACCACCCACCCCTAACCatcaccccaggaccccactccctattcaacccccccccgctccttgttccctgaccaccctctcccaggaccccaccccctattcaacccccccactccttgtcccctgaccactccccccccc includes the following:
- the LOC120388738 gene encoding probable uridine nucleosidase 1 isoform X2, whose translation is MCDKDNCSGDDHKLLSNWEGSFEEGISKMTKLLLIDVDCGVDDAQAIMMALASPSVEILGITCCYGNTVLENVCKNVLRVLQVCNRLEIPVYQGASAPLLGGPVEGAMYNGRDGLGDVPVPNAPGLDHLQKEHAVIAMLRIINEKPGQISLVATGPLTNLALAVKLDPTFPQKLKNMFIMGGNVESRGNVTVCGEFNFATDPEAAYVVLNEFTCPTYIATWEFTCRNSLPWEFYHEWVNQNTKKAKFMEKISEHSIKFTDPKHENTSNIFSTSGFVSCDSYAMAAAIDESFVTEAIETA
- the LOC120388738 gene encoding inosine-uridine preferring nucleoside hydrolase-like isoform X1, whose product is MCDKDNCSGDDHKLLSNWEGSFEEGISKMTKLLLIDVDCGVDDAQAIMMALASPSVEILGITCCYGNTVLENVCKNVLRVLQVCNRLEIPVYQGASAPLLGGPVEGAMYNGRDGLGDVPVPNAPGLDHLQKEHAVIAMLRIINEKPGQISLVATGPLTNLALAVKLDPTFPQKLKNMFIMGGNVESRGNVTVCGEFNFATDPEAAYVVLNEFTCPTYIATWEFTCRNSLPWEFYHEWVNQNTKKAKFMEKISEHSIKFTDPKHENTSNIFSTSGFVSCDSYAMAAAIDESFVTEAIETAVSVELNGSLTRGMMVVDTDGLLKKKNKAFVINKCDLEKFKGLLIAALK
- the LOC120388738 gene encoding inosine-uridine preferring nucleoside hydrolase-like isoform X3; translated protein: MTKLLLIDVDCGVDDAQAIMMALASPSVEILGITCCYGNTVLENVCKNVLRVLQVCNRLEIPVYQGASAPLLGGPVEGAMYNGRDGLGDVPVPNAPGLDHLQKEHAVIAMLRIINEKPGQISLVATGPLTNLALAVKLDPTFPQKLKNMFIMGGNVESRGNVTVCGEFNFATDPEAAYVVLNEFTCPTYIATWEFTCRNSLPWEFYHEWVNQNTKKAKFMEKISEHSIKFTDPKHENTSNIFSTSGFVSCDSYAMAAAIDESFVTEAIETAVSVELNGSLTRGMMVVDTDGLLKKKNKAFVINKCDLEKFKGLLIAALK